GCGCCCATTTCGGCCAGCTGGCGTCTTCGGTGGTGCCATGCTGGGCAAGCGTCGCGCGCACGCACAATGCGCCCCCGGCGACGCCGAGCAGCGGCAACACGGCGCGGCGACTGAGCTTCGGAAGGTCGAGGTCACGCATCGAAGAGACTCCTGCATTTGCCCGTTGGCATATCCGCGCCGACGCGCCTAGCCGCGCCGCCTGCGCGCATCCCACAACGCCAGTCCGCACAGCAGGCACGGCCAAAGCATCGTGTTGAACACATCCTGCTGCGTATCGCGAATCTGCCAGTTTTGCAGAACCGGCCATGTCGCGGCGAGATCCATTGCCTCGTTGAGCGCTTCGAGCAGCGCAACGCCCGCCAAGGCCCATAGCGGCCCAAGGCGCCGCCGCGTCGCCAGCCGCAAAACGATATAGATGGCGATGCCAAGATGGATGTGGAGGATCGATCGGCCCAATTCGCCTCGGGGTGCGACGAGATTTTTCAGCGCTTCGAAGTCTGCGATACCGCTCATCTTCACCGTCTACCCAGTGGGCGCCCCGCAGCGGAAGCATAGCGGCGTTCGATAGGAGAACAACCGCCATATTGGAACGAGTTGATGCATTGCACCATTTATGGCATCGTCCCACAGCAATCCTGTCGCCCCATCGACATCGAGAGAAGGGGATCGATTCGCGTGGCCACGTTCGAGAGCAAGCAGGGGGAGAGCGAACGCGTGTCGTTTGATCCGGTCCCGCTCGCACCGCGCGGCATATCCAAGCAAATGATTCGCGGTCGGCTGGTGCTCTCGGTGCTGGCGGTCGATCTGGTCGCGATCGTCGCGCCGATCGTGCTCGCCGCATGGGTGCATCTCGGCTATTTCTTCGGCGTGCGCGTGGTCAGCCTGCTCATTCTGGTGCTGCCGCTCTATTATCTCATCGCCTTGCAGATAAAGGCGTTTTCGCTCCGCAACATCATCAAGCCGCCGCGTAGCATGCGCAAGGCGTTCTCCGCATTGCTCGGAGCCTATGCGATCGGCCTGGCGATCACCTTCGCCACGCGCTCGAACGAGGAATTGTCGCGTGTGCTGGTGGCGACCGGCTGTCTGCTGAGCTGCTTTTCCCTGATCCTCGCGCGCGGGATCTTCGCCGATCTGGCGGCGCGCGCGCTCGGTGGAACCCCGGCGACCGAGATCGTCATCGTCGATGGCGTCGAGCCTCCCCCGCAATGCACCGCGACCCGTGTCGACGTGCAGGGGGCTGGCATCATTCCCAATCTCAGCGATCCGATGATGCTGCATCGCATCGGCGAATGTGTGTTTCAGGCCGATCGCGTCATCATTTCCTGTCCGCCCGAGCGACGGGGCAAATGGGCGTTGGCGCTCAAGGGCGCGGGCGTTCAGGTCGAGGTACTCGCGCCTGAGCTCGACGCATTGGGCGCGATCGGCACCAGCCAGTATCATGGCTTTGCTACCGCGGTGGTCGCGGTCGGCCCCCTCAGCGGTATCGATCGGGTTACCAAGCGGATATTCGATCTCGTCGTGGCAGGCGGCATGCTGATCGGGCTGCTGCCGCTGCTGCTGATCGTCGCGATCGCGATCAAATGCGATTCGCGCGGACCGGTTCTGTTCGCTCAACAGCGTGTCGGGCAGGGCAACCGGCTGTTCAGGATGCTCAAGTTCCGCAGCATGCACGTCGCGCAGGCGGACGCGAGCGCCAGCCGCCTCGTCACGCGTGGCGATCCGCGTGTGACGCGGGTCGGCTGGTTCATTCGCCAGACCAGCATCGATGAATTGCCACAGCTTCTAAACGTTCTGCGCGGCGAGATGAGTATCGTCGGCCCGCGCCCGCACGCGACCGGCGCGCTGGCGGGCAGGGCGCTCTACTGGGAGGTGTCGGCGCATTACTGGAACCGTCACGCCGTCAAGCCGGGGCTGACCGGGCTGGCACAGGTACGCGGGTTTCGCGGCAATACCGAGACAGGTGCCGATCTGCTCAACCGGCTTCAGGCTGATCTCGCCTATCTCGAATCCTGGACGGTGTGGCGCGACGTGATTCTGGTTTTGCAGACGTTCAAGGTGCTGATGCACCGCAACGCTTTTTAAGTAGGTCGCCCGCTTTCTGGCAGCATATTTGCGTCGATGACCATTTTCGCATCGCAGCGAAATCGCGGCATTTGGTGCCGGATCGGCGTTGTATGCCAATCGACAAGGCGACACGCGCCCCGGTATAGGCATGGCGGCAGCGGCCCTGTTTCCGGCGGCGCATTTCATGGATTCCATCGCAATTTCGGAGTTAAACAGGCATGACGATCAAGCCGGTGCGCAAGGCGGTTTTCCCGGTGGCGGGTCTGGGTACGCGGTTTCTACCAGCGACCAAGGCGATGCCGAAGGAAATGCTCACGGTTCTTGACAAGCCTTTGATCCAATATGCGGTCGAGGAAGCGCTCGAAGCGGGGATCGAGCAGATCATCTTCGTCACCGGCCGCAACAAATCGGCGTTGGAAGACCATTTCGATATTTCCTACGAGCTTGAGGACACGATGCGCCGTCGCGGCAAATCGCTCGCCGTGGTCGAGAGCATTCGTATGAAGCCGGGTTCGCCCGTCTATGTCCGCCAGCAGGAGCCGCTGGGCCTGGGCCATGCGGTGTGGTGCGCGCGCGAGATCGTCGGCGACGAACCGTTCGCGGTGCTGCTGCCGGACGAGTTGATGGCCGGCACGCCCGGCTTCATGAAGCAGATGGTCGAGGCGTATCAGACGGTCGGCGGCAATGTGGTGGGCGCGCTCGAAGTGGCGCCGTCGGAAACGCACAAATATGGCATCATCTCGCCGGGCAAGGTCGATGGCCGGCTGACCGAGGTCAAGGCGTTGGTCGAGAAGCCAGCGCAGGGCAGTGCGCCCTCGAACCTGATGATTCCGGGCCGCTACATCCTCCAGCCCGAAGTGATGCGGATTTTGGAGAAGCAGGAAACCGGTGCCGGTGGCGAGATCCAGTTGACCGATGCGATGCTGCAACTGATCGGCAAGCAGCCGTTCCACGGCTTCACCTTCTCGGGCGAACGTTACGATTGTGGCGACAAGGCCGGCTTCATTCAGGCCAACCTCGCGATCGCGCTGGCGCATGCCGACATCGGCCCGAGCGTTCGCGCGTTCGCTACGGAATTGCTGGCAAAGTAAGCACCGGATACGGGGGTGAGATCGCAGTCCACCGATTAGTTCGAGGAACTGCGACTATACCCCCAACCGTTCGCACTGA
This genomic stretch from Sphingomonas panacis harbors:
- a CDS encoding exopolysaccharide biosynthesis polyprenyl glycosylphosphotransferase, with protein sequence MSFDPVPLAPRGISKQMIRGRLVLSVLAVDLVAIVAPIVLAAWVHLGYFFGVRVVSLLILVLPLYYLIALQIKAFSLRNIIKPPRSMRKAFSALLGAYAIGLAITFATRSNEELSRVLVATGCLLSCFSLILARGIFADLAARALGGTPATEIVIVDGVEPPPQCTATRVDVQGAGIIPNLSDPMMLHRIGECVFQADRVIISCPPERRGKWALALKGAGVQVEVLAPELDALGAIGTSQYHGFATAVVAVGPLSGIDRVTKRIFDLVVAGGMLIGLLPLLLIVAIAIKCDSRGPVLFAQQRVGQGNRLFRMLKFRSMHVAQADASASRLVTRGDPRVTRVGWFIRQTSIDELPQLLNVLRGEMSIVGPRPHATGALAGRALYWEVSAHYWNRHAVKPGLTGLAQVRGFRGNTETGADLLNRLQADLAYLESWTVWRDVILVLQTFKVLMHRNAF
- the galU gene encoding UTP--glucose-1-phosphate uridylyltransferase GalU, translating into MTIKPVRKAVFPVAGLGTRFLPATKAMPKEMLTVLDKPLIQYAVEEALEAGIEQIIFVTGRNKSALEDHFDISYELEDTMRRRGKSLAVVESIRMKPGSPVYVRQQEPLGLGHAVWCAREIVGDEPFAVLLPDELMAGTPGFMKQMVEAYQTVGGNVVGALEVAPSETHKYGIISPGKVDGRLTEVKALVEKPAQGSAPSNLMIPGRYILQPEVMRILEKQETGAGGEIQLTDAMLQLIGKQPFHGFTFSGERYDCGDKAGFIQANLAIALAHADIGPSVRAFATELLAK